The following coding sequences lie in one Methanopyrus sp. SNP6 genomic window:
- a CDS encoding ammonium transporter gives MPADMGDLYRVLATWGAQGPGAIFFLIWAMVLVVMMQVGFMFLESGQIRSKNITSIFMKCLVDVGITAIAFMLLGFVIAFPEYAKGLGWWLSNLFSAKAWAADPMKSILPYALAFALFQWSFCNKAVTIISGSVAERMDFKAYMLGSLVLSSVVYPIFVLWTWGGGWMGGDTGLFAKVFGQPYHDFAGSTVVHAFGGTVALIAAWLLGPRIGRFKDGKPVPIPGHNIPHVFLGTLMLVVGWYGFNVGSSAVLYDPTNESWISSLVAANTTLAMCGALLSAGLVSRFDPLWTANGILAGAVAVCAGADVMSPIGALITGIVAGLIIKPAFSWLERKGIDDVVAAFPVHGVCGAWGGIAAGIFGAKVLGGVGGVSLTAQIAGVLVCIAYSAVTALMVYKAIDAIVGLRVSEKAEREGLDDALFSTSPYPEFEVR, from the coding sequence TTGCCGGCAGACATGGGCGATTTATACCGAGTACTCGCGACGTGGGGAGCTCAGGGACCGGGTGCGATCTTTTTCCTGATCTGGGCGATGGTACTCGTCGTAATGATGCAAGTAGGTTTCATGTTCTTAGAATCAGGTCAGATCCGTAGCAAGAACATAACCTCGATTTTCATGAAGTGTCTGGTAGATGTGGGGATCACAGCCATCGCGTTCATGCTACTGGGTTTCGTGATCGCGTTCCCCGAGTACGCAAAGGGACTCGGGTGGTGGCTGTCGAACCTATTCTCGGCCAAAGCATGGGCTGCCGACCCGATGAAGTCGATATTACCTTACGCTTTGGCGTTCGCACTGTTCCAATGGTCGTTCTGCAACAAGGCAGTGACAATCATCTCGGGATCCGTCGCCGAAAGGATGGACTTCAAGGCCTACATGCTGGGATCACTGGTCCTCTCGTCGGTAGTGTACCCGATTTTCGTGCTGTGGACTTGGGGCGGCGGCTGGATGGGCGGCGACACCGGCTTGTTCGCCAAGGTCTTCGGCCAACCGTACCACGACTTCGCCGGTTCGACCGTGGTTCACGCCTTCGGAGGCACCGTCGCCCTGATCGCGGCATGGCTGCTTGGTCCGAGGATCGGGAGGTTCAAGGACGGTAAGCCGGTACCGATCCCGGGACACAACATCCCACACGTGTTCCTTGGTACGCTGATGCTGGTGGTAGGTTGGTACGGTTTCAACGTGGGTAGCTCGGCGGTGCTCTACGACCCGACGAACGAGTCGTGGATCAGCTCGCTGGTAGCCGCGAACACCACGCTGGCGATGTGTGGTGCCCTGCTGTCGGCGGGTCTGGTTTCGCGGTTCGACCCGCTATGGACTGCAAACGGTATCCTGGCGGGAGCCGTGGCCGTTTGTGCGGGAGCCGACGTCATGAGTCCCATAGGAGCCCTGATCACCGGTATCGTGGCGGGACTGATCATCAAGCCTGCGTTCAGCTGGTTGGAGCGGAAGGGCATCGACGACGTGGTCGCGGCGTTCCCGGTACACGGAGTGTGCGGTGCCTGGGGAGGTATCGCAGCCGGAATCTTCGGTGCCAAGGTGCTCGGAGGTGTCGGTGGCGTGAGCCTCACGGCGCAGATCGCCGGCGTACTGGTGTGTATTGCGTACTCAGCGGTAACGGCGTTGATGGTCTACAAGGCGATCGACGCGATCGTGGGTCTGAGAGTGTCAGAGAAGGCGGAAAGGGAGGGCTTGGACGACGCGCTCTTCTCTACGTCACCTTATCCGGAATTCGAAGTCCGGTAA
- a CDS encoding nucleoside recognition domain-containing protein — MDVIGLVVHYLLVIAKVAPLVFLGFFLASMMIILRVHERLGKLMGRRLARLGLTPEAASAMAASLVSPSAGYPVLAEFRREGRLDDRDVVLLVVATTFPTTVGEMFLKGPFFAALAILGPKLGTEYMGALFVTALLQTLPALILYGVRSGDGPDIRLPSTSRDDIPPFREAVIEGLRRAARRMKYVLPRMIGIGLPMVILAEVLRSWVHGGLGPVVAITLANVSHYTVGYATAAELVHRGVLSDSEAVAALLIAGCANVLVIFLKASLATYISIFGSKLGLRAWAANLGSSIGARLLMAYAILRWS; from the coding sequence ATGGACGTCATAGGGCTCGTCGTACACTACCTACTGGTGATCGCGAAGGTGGCACCTCTCGTATTCTTGGGGTTCTTTTTGGCTTCAATGATGATAATCCTCCGAGTACACGAAAGGTTAGGAAAACTGATGGGTAGGAGGCTAGCGAGGCTGGGATTGACCCCCGAAGCCGCTTCCGCGATGGCGGCCTCGCTCGTGAGTCCCAGCGCGGGATATCCCGTACTAGCCGAGTTCCGGCGTGAGGGTCGCCTGGACGATCGTGACGTGGTGTTGCTAGTCGTCGCCACCACGTTCCCTACTACGGTGGGTGAAATGTTCCTGAAAGGGCCGTTCTTTGCGGCCCTGGCAATACTCGGCCCGAAGCTAGGAACGGAGTACATGGGTGCGCTCTTCGTCACCGCGCTGCTCCAGACGCTCCCCGCCCTGATACTGTACGGAGTGCGCTCCGGCGACGGTCCCGACATCCGTCTGCCGTCGACGTCTCGTGACGACATCCCACCCTTCCGCGAGGCCGTGATCGAGGGGCTACGGCGTGCGGCCCGGAGGATGAAATACGTCCTACCCAGGATGATCGGGATCGGATTACCCATGGTGATCCTGGCGGAAGTCCTTCGGTCGTGGGTCCACGGAGGCCTCGGTCCGGTGGTGGCGATCACCCTCGCCAACGTCAGCCACTACACGGTCGGATACGCCACGGCGGCGGAGCTGGTCCACAGAGGAGTGCTCTCGGATAGCGAAGCGGTGGCGGCCCTGCTCATCGCGGGATGCGCCAACGTACTGGTGATATTCTTGAAGGCGTCGTTAGCGACGTACATATCGATCTTCGGCTCCAAGCTTGGTCTTCGGGCGTGGGCCGCGAACTTAGGATCCAGCATCGGAGCCCGGCTCCTAATGGCGTACGCGATACTGCGGTGGTCGTAG
- the albA gene encoding DNA-binding protein Alba codes for MAEENVIYVGNKPVTNYVLAVMTQFSEGADEVKLVARGRAISRAVDVAEFIRNNVMPEVEVKDIEIGTEEIETEEGDTISVSTIAITLAKPPE; via the coding sequence GTGGCTGAGGAGAACGTAATCTACGTCGGCAACAAGCCCGTAACCAACTACGTCCTGGCGGTGATGACGCAGTTCAGTGAAGGCGCCGACGAAGTGAAACTCGTCGCTCGTGGTCGTGCGATCAGCCGTGCAGTCGACGTCGCTGAGTTCATCAGGAACAACGTCATGCCGGAGGTCGAAGTCAAGGACATCGAGATCGGCACCGAAGAGATCGAAACGGAAGAAGGTGATACCATCAGTGTGTCCACGATCGCCATCACCCTGGCTAAGCCGCCCGAATAA
- a CDS encoding hydantoinase/oxoprolinase family protein gives MVERAVGIDVGGTFTDLVEYDGRELRVRKVLSSPRRPERGFTEALKTIEASPSIILHATTIGTNAFLGQKGLELPEVALVTTLGFRDAIEIGRQVRPQTYSLSPQKPEPLVPRRLRFDVKERTSPDGEIIVPVDEDELRRIARRISVEGVDVVVIAFLHAYANPANECKAKEILEEELDDVEVVCSHEVCNEYREYERTSTTLVNAVLRPIVTEYVERTWDVVRDAGASEYFLMQSDGYAVPAELTLHTPAKLIESGPAAGVVAARYLGETLGRDRLVSFDMGGTTAKAGTVVEGRYEVTKEYEVGGEVHRGRRIRGSGYPVLHRFIDLTECSAGGGTILWIDEAGALRVGPLSAGADPGPVCYGKGGTDPTITDANVVLGRLNRRALLGGEMPIDAEAADRALSELADELGLEPEEAAYQALCLVVEEMARIVRIVTVERGHDPREFSMVAFGGAGPLHAAELAEILEVEEVIVPLHPGVFSAYGLLAAEVAWEHVTPVMRTLEELDDEELRAVVRSTAENAAKRLPKEPDDVRIVVEARYRGQAHELEVQTGPDVTTDELDEAFHERHRAVHGFQLDAPVEIVNVRAIAVIERKPPEPSPLKKGGEGNPERALSGTREVYFKEEGYLETPVFDRNTLRAGDIIEGPAVIEQYDSTTLIPPGWEARVHESGAILLRRIE, from the coding sequence ATGGTCGAGCGCGCCGTCGGCATCGATGTAGGAGGAACTTTTACCGACTTGGTGGAGTACGACGGACGGGAGCTCCGTGTCCGGAAGGTCCTGTCGTCCCCCCGGCGGCCCGAACGGGGCTTCACGGAAGCTCTTAAAACCATCGAAGCGAGTCCGAGTATCATCCTCCACGCCACGACTATCGGAACCAACGCGTTTCTGGGTCAGAAGGGACTTGAGTTGCCAGAAGTTGCTCTTGTGACGACACTCGGGTTTCGCGACGCGATCGAGATAGGACGGCAGGTTCGTCCCCAGACCTACTCGTTGTCACCTCAAAAACCAGAACCGCTCGTACCTCGACGACTCAGGTTCGATGTCAAGGAGCGTACCTCACCCGACGGCGAGATTATAGTACCTGTCGACGAGGACGAGCTCCGCCGCATCGCCCGCCGCATCTCGGTCGAGGGCGTCGATGTGGTAGTTATCGCCTTTCTCCACGCCTACGCTAATCCGGCCAACGAGTGCAAGGCGAAAGAGATCTTGGAGGAGGAGCTCGATGATGTCGAGGTAGTATGTTCACACGAGGTATGTAACGAATACCGCGAGTACGAGCGGACTTCGACGACCCTCGTCAACGCGGTCTTACGGCCGATCGTCACGGAGTACGTCGAAAGGACTTGGGACGTCGTCCGCGACGCCGGTGCCTCTGAGTACTTCCTGATGCAGTCGGACGGGTACGCCGTGCCGGCCGAGCTCACCCTCCATACTCCGGCCAAGCTCATCGAGTCGGGTCCCGCCGCCGGAGTCGTCGCAGCCCGATACCTGGGTGAAACACTGGGCAGGGATCGCTTGGTCTCGTTCGACATGGGAGGAACGACGGCCAAGGCCGGTACGGTTGTTGAAGGTCGTTACGAGGTGACTAAGGAGTACGAGGTGGGTGGTGAGGTACACAGGGGTCGTAGGATTCGTGGTTCGGGGTATCCCGTTCTTCATCGCTTCATAGACCTGACGGAGTGTAGCGCCGGCGGCGGTACGATACTTTGGATCGACGAGGCCGGCGCGCTCCGGGTGGGACCGCTGAGCGCCGGAGCCGACCCGGGTCCGGTTTGCTACGGGAAGGGAGGTACGGACCCTACGATAACCGACGCCAACGTCGTCCTGGGACGACTCAACCGACGTGCCCTTCTCGGCGGCGAGATGCCCATCGACGCCGAGGCCGCCGATCGTGCGCTCTCGGAGCTCGCGGACGAGCTCGGGCTCGAGCCGGAGGAAGCCGCGTATCAGGCCCTGTGCCTCGTCGTCGAGGAGATGGCTCGGATCGTGCGTATAGTCACGGTGGAGCGCGGCCACGATCCCCGCGAGTTCTCGATGGTCGCTTTCGGTGGTGCAGGACCATTACACGCGGCGGAGCTGGCCGAGATCTTGGAGGTCGAGGAAGTAATAGTGCCCTTGCACCCTGGCGTGTTCTCGGCGTACGGACTCCTCGCGGCTGAGGTCGCCTGGGAACACGTTACCCCTGTCATGAGGACGCTCGAGGAGCTCGACGATGAGGAGTTGCGCGCGGTCGTGAGGAGCACAGCGGAGAATGCGGCTAAGCGCCTACCGAAGGAGCCGGACGACGTTCGGATCGTGGTGGAAGCGAGGTACCGCGGGCAGGCGCATGAGCTCGAGGTTCAGACGGGGCCGGACGTGACGACAGACGAGCTCGATGAAGCTTTCCACGAGCGGCATCGCGCCGTTCACGGGTTCCAACTCGATGCTCCAGTAGAGATCGTCAACGTCCGCGCCATCGCAGTGATTGAACGGAAACCACCCGAACCGAGTCCGCTCAAGAAAGGTGGGGAAGGGAACCCCGAGCGTGCACTCTCCGGAACCCGGGAGGTGTACTTCAAAGAGGAAGGTTACCTGGAAACTCCTGTGTTCGACAGAAACACCCTGAGAGCTGGTGATATCATCGAAGGACCGGCGGTAATCGAGCAGTACGATTCGACCACTCTCATACCGCCCGGCTGGGAGGCGCGTGTTCACGAGTCAGGCGCTATTCTGCTCCGCCGGATCGAGTGA